From the Lepidochelys kempii isolate rLepKem1 chromosome 2, rLepKem1.hap2, whole genome shotgun sequence genome, one window contains:
- the VSTM2A gene encoding V-set and transmembrane domain-containing protein 2A isoform X5: MMGIFLAYVGCVFFSVLYIQQGLSTQAKFTEFPRNVTATEGQNVEMSCAFQSGSASVYLEIQWWFLRAAEEQEAGGEVTGTQVELLPERDLDNDGTKISTVKVQGNDISHKLQISKVRKKDEGLYECRVTDANYGDLQEYKAQAFLKVNANSHSRRMQAFEASPMWLQDMKPRKNISAAVPSSVHNSSNQRLRSTTSPEAAAKIPKQSPQSEV; this comes from the exons ATGATGGGGATCTTTCTGGCTTATGTTGGATGCGTTTTCTTTTCCGTTTTGTATATTCAACAAGGACTTTCTACCCAAG CAAAATTCACCGAGTTCCCCCGAAATGTCACAGCCACTGAAGGGCAGAACGTGGAGATGTCGTGCGCTTTCCAGAGCGGCTCAGCCTCCGTGTACCTCGAGATCCAGTGGTGGTTTCTGCGAGCAGCCGAGGAGCAGGAGGCTGGAGGCGAGGTGACGGGCACCCAG GTGGAGCTCTTACCAGAGAGAGACTTGGACAATGACGGAACAAAGATAAGC ACAGTGAAAGTACAAGGGAATGACATCTCCCACAAGCTGCAGATTTCAAAAGTGAGGAAAAAGGATGAAGGCTTGTATGAGTGCAGGGTGACAGATGCCAACTATGGAGACCTTCAGGAATACAAGGCTCAGGCATTTCTCAAAGTCAATGCTAACAGCCACTCTCGGCGAATGCAGGCCTTTGAAGCATCCCCAATGTGGCTGCAAGATATGAAACCTCGCAAGAACATCTCAGCAGCTGTTCCCAGTAGCGTCCATAACTCTTCCAATCAGCGTCTGCGCTCTACCACCAGCCCCGAAGCAGCAGCTAAAATCCCAAAACAGAGTCCACAATCAG AAGTGTAA
- the VSTM2A gene encoding V-set and transmembrane domain-containing protein 2A isoform X4, with protein sequence MMGIFLAYVGCVFFSVLYIQQGLSTQAKFTEFPRNVTATEGQNVEMSCAFQSGSASVYLEIQWWFLRAAEEQEAGGEVTGTQVELLPERDLDNDGTKISTVKVQGNDISHKLQISKVRKKDEGLYECRVTDANYGDLQEYKAQAFLKVNANSHSRRMQAFEASPMWLQDMKPRKNISAAVPSSVHNSSNQRLRSTTSPEAAAKIPKQSPQSETPAGISKMLQDPV encoded by the exons ATGATGGGGATCTTTCTGGCTTATGTTGGATGCGTTTTCTTTTCCGTTTTGTATATTCAACAAGGACTTTCTACCCAAG CAAAATTCACCGAGTTCCCCCGAAATGTCACAGCCACTGAAGGGCAGAACGTGGAGATGTCGTGCGCTTTCCAGAGCGGCTCAGCCTCCGTGTACCTCGAGATCCAGTGGTGGTTTCTGCGAGCAGCCGAGGAGCAGGAGGCTGGAGGCGAGGTGACGGGCACCCAG GTGGAGCTCTTACCAGAGAGAGACTTGGACAATGACGGAACAAAGATAAGC ACAGTGAAAGTACAAGGGAATGACATCTCCCACAAGCTGCAGATTTCAAAAGTGAGGAAAAAGGATGAAGGCTTGTATGAGTGCAGGGTGACAGATGCCAACTATGGAGACCTTCAGGAATACAAGGCTCAGGCATTTCTCAAAGTCAATGCTAACAGCCACTCTCGGCGAATGCAGGCCTTTGAAGCATCCCCAATGTGGCTGCAAGATATGAAACCTCGCAAGAACATCTCAGCAGCTGTTCCCAGTAGCGTCCATAACTCTTCCAATCAGCGTCTGCGCTCTACCACCAGCCCCGAAGCAGCAGCTAAAATCCCAAAACAGAGTCCACAATCAG
- the VSTM2A gene encoding V-set and transmembrane domain-containing protein 2A isoform X3, with translation MMGIFLAYVGCVFFSVLYIQQGLSTQAKFTEFPRNVTATEGQNVEMSCAFQSGSASVYLEIQWWFLRAAEEQEAGGEVTGTQVELLPERDLDNDGTKISTVKVQGNDISHKLQISKVRKKDEGLYECRVTDANYGDLQEYKAQAFLKVNANSHSRRMQAFEASPMWLQDMKPRKNISAAVPSSVHNSSNQRLRSTTSPEAAAKIPKQSPQSVHAKTFMGTRAKLAS, from the exons ATGATGGGGATCTTTCTGGCTTATGTTGGATGCGTTTTCTTTTCCGTTTTGTATATTCAACAAGGACTTTCTACCCAAG CAAAATTCACCGAGTTCCCCCGAAATGTCACAGCCACTGAAGGGCAGAACGTGGAGATGTCGTGCGCTTTCCAGAGCGGCTCAGCCTCCGTGTACCTCGAGATCCAGTGGTGGTTTCTGCGAGCAGCCGAGGAGCAGGAGGCTGGAGGCGAGGTGACGGGCACCCAG GTGGAGCTCTTACCAGAGAGAGACTTGGACAATGACGGAACAAAGATAAGC ACAGTGAAAGTACAAGGGAATGACATCTCCCACAAGCTGCAGATTTCAAAAGTGAGGAAAAAGGATGAAGGCTTGTATGAGTGCAGGGTGACAGATGCCAACTATGGAGACCTTCAGGAATACAAGGCTCAGGCATTTCTCAAAGTCAATGCTAACAGCCACTCTCGGCGAATGCAGGCCTTTGAAGCATCCCCAATGTGGCTGCAAGATATGAAACCTCGCAAGAACATCTCAGCAGCTGTTCCCAGTAGCGTCCATAACTCTTCCAATCAGCGTCTGCGCTCTACCACCAGCCCCGAAGCAGCAGCTAAAATCCCAAAACAGAGTCCACAATCAG